From the genome of Rathayibacter sp. VKM Ac-2759, one region includes:
- a CDS encoding ABC transporter permease gives MALELTRTPRRTLPVPGVATALSAVLILVVLLWLIAPGLFTSSDPLTGDSAQVFLPPSPAHLFGTDHLGRDVLARMIYGTSQTALTAGLAVVVGLVLGTLVGIVSSTLGPWAESISMRVIDALIALPAFMIALFVVSAYGAGPISLGIGVGIGSVVLFARVTRAEVLRVRSLDYLEASLLAGAGYLRQLVGHVLPAIAGALLALAVVDFGAAVLAVSALGFLGFGTPPPTPEWGLIIAEGRNYLANAWWMTALPGTFVLVVVVALGVLSRSLGKAARA, from the coding sequence TTGGCGCTTGAGCTCACGCGGACGCCCCGCCGCACCCTGCCCGTGCCGGGTGTCGCGACGGCCCTCTCCGCCGTCCTGATCCTCGTCGTCCTGCTCTGGCTGATCGCGCCGGGGCTGTTCACCTCCTCCGACCCGCTGACCGGCGACTCCGCGCAGGTGTTCCTCCCGCCGAGCCCCGCGCACCTCTTCGGCACCGATCACCTCGGCCGCGACGTGCTCGCCCGGATGATCTACGGCACATCGCAGACGGCGCTCACCGCCGGCCTCGCCGTCGTCGTCGGCCTCGTGCTCGGCACCCTCGTCGGCATCGTCTCCTCGACGCTGGGTCCGTGGGCGGAGTCGATCAGCATGCGCGTGATCGACGCCCTGATCGCGCTGCCGGCGTTCATGATCGCGCTGTTCGTGGTCTCGGCCTACGGCGCCGGCCCGATCTCGCTGGGCATCGGAGTCGGCATCGGCTCGGTCGTGCTCTTCGCCCGCGTGACCCGTGCCGAGGTGCTGCGGGTGCGGTCGCTCGACTACCTCGAGGCGAGCCTGCTGGCCGGAGCGGGCTACCTGCGCCAGCTGGTCGGCCACGTGCTGCCCGCGATCGCCGGTGCGCTGCTGGCCCTGGCCGTCGTCGACTTCGGGGCCGCCGTGCTCGCCGTCTCGGCGCTCGGCTTCCTCGGCTTCGGCACCCCGCCGCCCACTCCCGAGTGGGGGCTCATCATCGCCGAGGGCCGCAACTACCTCGCCAACGCGTGGTGGATGACGGCGCTGCCGGGCACCTTCGTCCTCGTCGTCGTCGTGGCGCTCGGCGTGCTCAGCCGCTCGCTCGGAAAGGCCGCCCGTGCCTGA
- a CDS encoding ABC transporter permease has translation MLRYLAGRAGQALLVLWLTYTIVFVVVQLLPSDPVTIFLASDSGADPALIDQVSALYGYDRPWYEQYALQLLNLLRGEFGFSLSSGQPVLTRIGDVVGSTIALASTGLLLSVVIAVGVSAAAFLIDAPRLKALVVAVPSLFSSVPVFWLGIVVLQVFSFQLRILSLFPDGSLLSLLIPALVLAIPVSAPIAQVLLSGVEQASELAFVKTARAKGARPLRVFWRHVLRSSLGATTAVIGTTLGILLAGSVITETVFARPGLGSVLLKAVIAQDVPLVQGLVLLTTLVVVATTLVLDLIAPILDPRILRTRGQKGLVRLGA, from the coding sequence ATGCTCCGGTATCTCGCGGGGCGGGCGGGGCAGGCGCTCCTCGTCCTCTGGCTCACCTACACGATCGTCTTCGTCGTCGTGCAGCTGCTCCCGTCCGACCCCGTGACGATCTTCCTCGCCAGCGACTCCGGAGCCGACCCCGCCCTGATCGACCAGGTCAGCGCGCTCTACGGCTACGACAGGCCCTGGTACGAGCAGTACGCGCTGCAGCTGCTCAACCTGCTGCGCGGCGAGTTCGGCTTCTCCCTCTCGTCGGGCCAGCCGGTGCTCACCCGCATCGGCGACGTCGTCGGCAGCACGATCGCGCTGGCGTCGACGGGGCTGCTGCTCAGCGTCGTGATCGCGGTCGGCGTGAGTGCCGCCGCGTTCCTGATCGACGCCCCGCGCCTGAAGGCGCTCGTCGTCGCCGTCCCGTCGCTGTTCAGCTCGGTCCCCGTGTTCTGGCTCGGGATAGTGGTGCTGCAGGTCTTCTCGTTCCAGCTGCGCATCCTGTCGCTGTTCCCCGACGGGTCGCTGCTCTCGCTCCTCATCCCAGCGCTGGTCCTCGCGATCCCGGTGTCGGCCCCGATCGCCCAGGTGCTGCTGAGCGGAGTCGAGCAGGCGTCGGAGCTCGCGTTCGTCAAGACCGCGCGGGCCAAGGGCGCCCGCCCGCTGCGCGTCTTCTGGCGCCACGTGCTGCGGTCGTCGCTCGGTGCGACCACGGCGGTGATCGGGACGACCCTCGGGATCCTGCTGGCCGGCTCCGTGATCACGGAGACCGTCTTCGCCCGTCCGGGCCTCGGCTCCGTGCTGCTGAAGGCCGTGATCGCGCAGGACGTGCCGCTCGTGCAGGGGCTGGTGCTGCTGACGACCCTCGTCGTGGTCGCGACCACCCTCGTCCTCGATCTGATCGCGCCGATCCTCGACCCGCGCATCCTGCGCACGCGCGGACAGAAAGGCCTGGTGCGCCTTGGCGCTTGA
- a CDS encoding ABC transporter substrate-binding protein: protein MFSSRSRFAVTAGALLMAGLLAGCTAQAANQPASTSGTPVEGGSLVFADIELQTDFQVQKGFNYTQSNVFRNIADRLTAFDPESGEVVPWIASEWTINSDNTEFTFTIRPGVTFSDGTPLDAAAVKANLDQLGLGDEAKKIVKNRDFIGYASSEVTGDDTVVVRLSEPNADFLKATAASTASLVSTSTLALDYAGQADISKIVASGPFVFESQVPDQEIRFTKRDDYAWPSSISTNTGAAHLDEVVFRAIPEVGLRVGAVSSGQADVARGIQPSDEAAATASGIELAVAQAPELTANWAAFRGEAPVVSDQDVRRALQIGFDRDALKSTVLSDSYPLSGSVLNRSAPGFVDLSDQLAYDPDEAEKLLEDAGWTVGSDGIREKDGQRLTLSVAASPRSVVIKPAFEFIESEWRKIGVELVNNAGDSAILATALGDPTYPAIGSRQFYLGGLGPLFSAAGNTNTYVSDDELNTLFATERAATDPAARDAVLADIQERLVLGTNLLVPLWDEVQVHAVGQGVHVTFDGGTAPLLQEAWIQE, encoded by the coding sequence ATGTTCTCGTCCCGATCCCGCTTCGCCGTGACCGCCGGCGCACTCCTGATGGCCGGCCTGCTCGCGGGCTGCACCGCGCAGGCGGCGAACCAGCCGGCGTCCACCTCCGGCACCCCCGTCGAGGGCGGCTCGCTCGTGTTCGCCGACATCGAGCTGCAGACCGACTTCCAGGTGCAGAAGGGCTTCAACTACACGCAGTCCAACGTCTTCCGGAACATCGCCGACCGCCTGACCGCGTTCGACCCCGAGTCCGGCGAGGTGGTGCCGTGGATCGCCTCCGAGTGGACGATCAACAGCGACAACACCGAGTTCACCTTCACCATCCGCCCGGGCGTCACCTTCTCGGACGGCACGCCGCTCGACGCCGCGGCGGTCAAGGCCAACCTCGACCAGCTGGGTCTCGGCGACGAGGCGAAGAAGATCGTCAAGAACCGCGACTTCATCGGCTACGCCTCCTCCGAGGTCACCGGCGACGACACCGTCGTGGTGCGCCTCTCGGAGCCGAACGCCGACTTCCTCAAGGCGACCGCCGCCTCCACCGCGAGCCTCGTCTCGACCTCGACGCTCGCGCTCGACTACGCGGGACAGGCCGACATCTCGAAGATCGTCGCCTCCGGCCCGTTCGTCTTCGAGTCGCAGGTGCCCGACCAGGAGATCCGCTTCACGAAGCGCGACGACTACGCCTGGCCCTCGTCGATCTCGACGAACACCGGAGCCGCGCACCTCGACGAGGTCGTGTTCCGCGCGATCCCCGAGGTCGGGCTGCGCGTCGGCGCCGTCTCGTCGGGTCAGGCCGACGTCGCCCGCGGCATCCAGCCGAGCGACGAGGCCGCGGCGACCGCCTCCGGCATCGAGCTCGCGGTCGCGCAGGCGCCCGAGCTGACCGCGAACTGGGCCGCCTTCCGCGGCGAGGCACCCGTCGTCTCGGACCAGGACGTGCGCCGCGCGCTGCAGATCGGCTTCGACCGCGACGCCCTCAAGTCGACCGTGCTCAGCGACAGCTACCCGCTGTCCGGCTCGGTCCTCAACCGCTCCGCTCCGGGCTTCGTGGACCTCAGCGACCAGCTCGCCTACGACCCCGACGAGGCCGAGAAGCTGCTCGAGGACGCCGGCTGGACCGTCGGCTCCGACGGGATCCGCGAGAAGGACGGCCAGCGCCTCACCCTCTCGGTCGCGGCGAGCCCCCGCAGCGTCGTCATCAAGCCGGCGTTCGAGTTCATCGAGTCGGAGTGGCGCAAGATCGGCGTCGAGCTCGTCAACAACGCCGGCGACAGCGCGATCCTCGCGACCGCGCTCGGCGACCCGACCTACCCGGCCATCGGCTCGCGCCAGTTCTACCTCGGCGGCCTCGGCCCGCTGTTCAGCGCCGCCGGCAACACCAACACCTACGTGTCGGACGACGAGCTGAACACCCTCTTCGCCACCGAGCGGGCGGCCACCGACCCCGCGGCGCGCGACGCGGTGCTCGCCGACATCCAGGAGCGCCTCGTGCTCGGCACCAACCTGCTCGTCCCGCTGTGGGACGAGGTGCAGGTGCACGCGGTCGGCCAGGGCGTCCACGTGACGTTCGACGGCGGCACCGCGCCCCTCCTCCAGGAAGCGTGGATCCAGGAGTAA
- a CDS encoding LLM class F420-dependent oxidoreductase — translation MQFRVFTEPQQGASYDDLLAIAQATESLGYDGFFRSDHYLRMGDGDAGYGPTDAWTSLAGLARETERIALGTLVSSVTYRPPGILAIQVAQVDAMSGGRVELGLGTGWFEEEHAAYGIPFPSRRFDLLEEQLEIVTGLWSTPVGERYSFAGEHYTLTNSPALPKPARLPLPVIVGGGGPKRTPALAARFASEFNLPFPEFDAIPGAFERVDAACRAIGREPSSLVHSVALIAVGGGTEAEFARRAAAIGREGAELREHGIAGGVDEAVDRLESLREAGAERVYLQFMDLRDLDHVDFFAREVLPRLSA, via the coding sequence ATGCAGTTCAGAGTGTTCACCGAACCCCAGCAGGGCGCGAGCTACGACGACCTCCTCGCCATCGCGCAGGCGACCGAGTCGCTCGGCTACGACGGCTTCTTCCGCTCCGACCACTACCTCCGGATGGGCGACGGCGACGCGGGCTACGGCCCGACCGACGCCTGGACGAGCCTCGCGGGCCTCGCGCGCGAGACCGAGCGGATCGCGCTCGGCACCCTCGTCTCCTCCGTCACCTACCGCCCGCCGGGGATCCTCGCGATCCAGGTCGCGCAGGTCGACGCGATGTCGGGCGGGCGCGTCGAGCTCGGCCTCGGCACCGGATGGTTCGAGGAGGAGCACGCCGCCTACGGCATCCCCTTCCCGTCTCGCCGGTTCGACCTGCTCGAGGAGCAGCTCGAGATCGTCACGGGACTCTGGTCGACCCCGGTCGGCGAGCGCTACTCGTTCGCGGGCGAGCACTACACGCTCACCAACTCGCCGGCGCTGCCGAAGCCCGCGCGACTCCCGCTGCCGGTGATCGTCGGCGGAGGCGGCCCCAAGCGCACCCCGGCGCTCGCCGCCCGCTTCGCCAGCGAGTTCAACCTGCCGTTCCCCGAGTTCGACGCGATCCCCGGCGCGTTCGAGCGCGTCGACGCCGCGTGCCGCGCGATCGGGCGCGAGCCCTCCTCGCTCGTGCACTCGGTGGCGCTCATCGCGGTCGGTGGAGGCACGGAGGCCGAGTTCGCGCGCCGCGCGGCCGCCATCGGCCGCGAGGGAGCCGAGCTGCGCGAGCACGGCATCGCGGGCGGCGTGGACGAGGCGGTCGACCGCCTCGAGTCGCTCCGCGAGGCCGGCGCGGAGCGGGTGTACCTGCAGTTCATGGACCTGCGCGACCTCGACCACGTCGACTTCTTCGCCCGCGAGGTGCTGCCGCGCCTGTCGGCCTGA
- the clpS gene encoding ATP-dependent Clp protease adapter ClpS, translating to MPDTIERPDERLTTRSAADVPWILLVWDDPVNLMSYVSYVFRSYFGFGRAEAERLMLQVHTEGRAVVATGNREEMERHVEAMHGYGLWATLQKADA from the coding sequence ATGCCTGACACGATCGAGCGCCCCGACGAGCGGCTGACGACCCGCTCCGCCGCCGACGTGCCGTGGATCCTGCTGGTCTGGGACGACCCGGTCAACCTGATGTCGTACGTGTCGTACGTCTTCCGCAGCTACTTCGGCTTCGGCCGTGCCGAGGCCGAGCGCCTCATGCTGCAGGTGCACACGGAGGGTCGCGCCGTCGTCGCGACCGGCAACCGCGAAGAGATGGAGCGGCACGTGGAGGCGATGCACGGCTACGGCCTGTGGGCGACGCTCCAGAAGGCCGACGCGTGA
- a CDS encoding DUF2017 domain-containing protein produces MRAFRRDSSGAAVARFDREEAGILRHLAGEMLELLDRGATSEEARSDPALARLLPDAYRDDAEAAAEFRRFTGADLAGRKMDDARAITAALDAGDGSGHGRVFAGLGEVSVRLEPPQALSWLRALTDMRLALAVRLGIVDTDDVEPEGENGAAIRSVYDWLGSVQDGLVRAVDV; encoded by the coding sequence ATGCGCGCGTTCCGCCGCGACTCCTCCGGTGCGGCCGTCGCCCGCTTCGACCGCGAGGAGGCGGGGATCCTCCGCCATCTCGCCGGCGAGATGCTCGAGCTGCTCGACCGCGGCGCCACGTCGGAGGAGGCGCGCTCCGACCCCGCGCTCGCCCGCCTCCTGCCCGACGCCTACCGCGACGACGCCGAGGCGGCGGCGGAGTTCCGCCGCTTCACCGGCGCCGATCTGGCCGGCCGCAAGATGGACGACGCCCGCGCGATCACCGCGGCGCTCGACGCCGGCGACGGCTCCGGTCACGGGCGGGTCTTCGCCGGCCTCGGCGAGGTCTCGGTGCGGCTCGAGCCTCCGCAGGCCCTGTCCTGGCTCCGCGCGCTGACCGACATGCGGCTCGCCCTGGCGGTGCGACTGGGCATCGTCGACACCGACGACGTCGAGCCGGAGGGCGAGAACGGCGCGGCGATCCGGAGCGTCTACGACTGGCTCGGCAGTGTGCAGGACGGGCTGGTCCGCGCGGTCGACGTGTGA
- a CDS encoding DUF1206 domain-containing protein: MNTQAGTQAKRTANEAQDSTAVRTLARFGFAANGLVHLLIGGIALGVAGGGGGEADQTGALGALAAQPGGVFVLWVCAVGLLGLALWGVLEVFLVTPGDSTAETWGKRAKEAAKAVVYAALGVTTLRFALGGSSSSSQSSESASAQVLQAPGGVVLLVIAGLAVLAVGGVFVYRGVSKKFQKNIATPGGTAGTVVTWLGIVGYAAKGVVLAVLGVLIIVAAVTHDPSQAGGLDEALKTLVELPFGVALLGVVAAGLIAYGAFCFARARWPRL, encoded by the coding sequence GTGAATACTCAGGCGGGAACCCAGGCCAAGCGCACGGCGAACGAGGCGCAGGATTCGACGGCGGTGCGCACGCTGGCGCGCTTCGGCTTCGCTGCGAACGGACTCGTGCACCTCCTCATCGGGGGCATCGCCCTCGGTGTCGCGGGCGGCGGCGGAGGCGAGGCCGACCAGACCGGCGCCCTCGGCGCCCTCGCGGCTCAGCCGGGCGGCGTGTTCGTGCTGTGGGTCTGCGCGGTCGGCCTCCTCGGCCTGGCGCTGTGGGGCGTTCTCGAGGTGTTCCTCGTCACTCCGGGCGACAGCACCGCCGAGACCTGGGGCAAGCGGGCGAAGGAGGCGGCGAAGGCGGTCGTCTACGCCGCGCTCGGCGTGACCACCCTCCGCTTCGCGCTCGGCGGCAGCTCCAGCTCGTCGCAGTCGTCCGAGAGTGCGAGCGCGCAGGTCCTGCAGGCACCGGGCGGGGTGGTGCTCCTCGTGATCGCGGGCCTCGCCGTCCTCGCCGTGGGCGGCGTGTTCGTGTACCGCGGAGTGAGCAAGAAGTTCCAGAAGAACATCGCGACGCCCGGCGGCACGGCCGGCACTGTCGTCACCTGGCTCGGCATCGTCGGCTACGCGGCCAAGGGAGTCGTCCTCGCCGTCCTCGGCGTGCTGATCATCGTCGCCGCGGTGACGCACGACCCCTCGCAGGCGGGCGGGCTCGACGAGGCGCTGAAGACCCTGGTCGAGCTGCCGTTCGGTGTCGCTCTGCTGGGCGTGGTGGCGGCCGGCCTCATCGCGTACGGCGCCTTCTGCTTCGCGCGGGCCCGCTGGCCGCGCCTCTGA
- a CDS encoding AAA family ATPase: MQAGQQDEQSALEQYGVDLTAIAASGKLDPVIGRDAEIRRVSQVLTRRTKNNPVLIGEPGVGKTAVVEGLAQRIVAGDVADSLKDKRLVSLDLSALIAGAKYRGEFEERLKAVLKEINDSDGRIITFIDELHTLMGAGGGDGSVAAANMLKPMLARGELRMIGATTLDEYRQYIEKDAALERRFQQVFVGEPTVEDTVAILRGLKERYEAHHKVAIADAALVAAASLSNRYITARQLPDKAIDLIDEAASRLRMEIDSAPVEIDELRRSVDRLKLEELALKKEKDEASKARLEKLREDLARRGAQLAELQQRWERERASLNRVGDLKNKLDALRVEAERAQREGRLERASRLLYGDIPVIERELAAAEKEEEPAEGRMVNEQVTADDIAAVIAAWTGIPVGRLLQGETEKLLHLETELHRRLIGQDEAVSAVSDAVRRTRAGISDPDRPTGSFLFLGPTGVGKTELAKALADHLFDDEKAMVRIDMSEYGEKFAVSRLVGAPPGYIGYEQGGQLTEAVRRRPYSVVLLDEVEKAHPEVFDILLQVLDDGRLTDGQGRTVDFRNTILILTSNLGSQFLIDPTLSRSQKEEAVQQMVRQAFKPEFVNRLDDIVIFQALDRTELGEIVSLYVDRLSRRLGERRLELAVTPAARGWLADRGYDPQYGARPLRRLMQHEIDDRLATALLDGSIRDGDVVLVEVADDGDSLTVSAGLPAAV; this comes from the coding sequence ATGCAGGCCGGTCAGCAGGACGAGCAGTCCGCACTGGAGCAGTACGGCGTCGACCTCACCGCGATCGCGGCGAGCGGCAAGCTCGACCCGGTCATCGGTCGGGACGCCGAGATCAGGCGCGTCAGCCAGGTGCTCACGCGCCGGACCAAGAACAACCCCGTCCTCATCGGTGAGCCCGGTGTGGGCAAGACCGCCGTGGTCGAGGGGCTCGCCCAGCGGATCGTCGCGGGCGACGTCGCCGACAGCCTGAAGGACAAGCGGCTCGTCAGCCTCGACCTCTCGGCGCTGATCGCCGGAGCGAAGTACCGCGGCGAGTTCGAGGAGCGGCTGAAGGCGGTCCTGAAGGAGATCAACGACTCCGACGGGCGCATCATCACCTTCATCGACGAGCTGCACACCCTGATGGGCGCGGGCGGTGGCGACGGCTCCGTCGCGGCGGCGAACATGCTCAAGCCGATGCTGGCCCGCGGCGAGCTCCGGATGATCGGGGCGACCACGCTCGACGAGTACCGCCAGTACATCGAGAAGGACGCGGCCCTCGAGCGCCGGTTCCAGCAGGTGTTCGTCGGCGAGCCGACCGTCGAGGACACGGTCGCGATCCTCCGCGGGCTCAAGGAGCGCTACGAGGCGCACCACAAGGTCGCGATCGCCGACGCCGCCCTCGTCGCCGCCGCGTCGCTCTCCAACCGCTACATCACCGCCCGCCAGCTGCCCGACAAGGCCATCGACCTCATCGACGAGGCCGCGTCGCGCCTGCGGATGGAGATCGACTCCGCGCCCGTCGAGATCGACGAGCTGCGCCGCTCCGTCGACCGGCTGAAGCTCGAGGAGCTCGCGCTGAAGAAGGAGAAGGACGAGGCCTCGAAGGCGCGGCTCGAGAAGCTGCGCGAGGATCTCGCCCGCCGCGGCGCCCAGCTCGCCGAGCTGCAGCAGCGCTGGGAGCGCGAGCGCGCCTCCCTCAACCGCGTCGGCGACCTCAAGAACAAGCTCGACGCCCTGCGGGTCGAAGCCGAGCGCGCCCAGCGCGAGGGCAGGCTCGAGCGCGCCTCCCGCCTCCTCTACGGCGACATCCCGGTGATCGAGCGCGAGCTCGCGGCCGCGGAGAAGGAGGAGGAGCCCGCCGAGGGGCGCATGGTCAACGAGCAGGTGACGGCCGACGACATCGCCGCCGTCATCGCCGCGTGGACGGGGATCCCCGTCGGCCGGCTCCTGCAGGGCGAGACCGAGAAGCTGCTGCATCTCGAGACCGAGCTGCACCGCCGCCTCATCGGGCAGGACGAGGCCGTGTCCGCGGTGTCGGACGCGGTCCGCCGCACCCGCGCGGGCATCTCCGACCCCGACCGGCCCACCGGCTCCTTCCTCTTCCTCGGGCCGACCGGCGTCGGCAAGACCGAGCTGGCGAAGGCGCTCGCCGACCACCTGTTCGACGACGAGAAGGCGATGGTGCGCATCGACATGTCGGAGTACGGCGAGAAGTTCGCCGTCTCGCGGCTCGTCGGCGCCCCTCCCGGCTACATCGGCTACGAGCAGGGCGGTCAGCTGACGGAGGCCGTGCGCCGCCGCCCGTACTCGGTGGTGCTGCTCGACGAGGTCGAGAAGGCGCACCCCGAGGTGTTCGACATCCTGCTGCAGGTGCTCGACGACGGCCGGCTGACGGACGGGCAGGGGCGGACGGTCGACTTCCGCAACACGATCCTGATCCTCACCTCGAACCTCGGCTCGCAGTTCCTGATCGACCCGACGCTCTCGCGGTCGCAGAAGGAGGAGGCGGTGCAGCAGATGGTGCGCCAGGCCTTCAAGCCCGAGTTCGTGAACCGCCTCGACGACATCGTGATCTTCCAGGCGCTCGATCGCACCGAGCTCGGCGAGATCGTGTCGCTCTACGTCGACCGGCTCTCGCGGCGGCTGGGGGAGCGGCGGCTCGAGCTCGCGGTGACGCCCGCGGCGCGGGGCTGGCTGGCCGATCGCGGCTACGACCCGCAGTACGGCGCGCGGCCGCTGCGACGCCTGATGCAGCACGAGATCGACGACCGGCTGGCGACGGCGCTGCTCGACGGCTCGATCCGCGACGGCGACGTGGTGCTGGTCGAGGTCGCCGACGACGGCGACTCGCTGACGGTGTCGGCCGGGCTGCCCGCGGCGGTCTAG
- a CDS encoding UPF0758 domain-containing protein, whose amino-acid sequence MLPLPEPPAGLRMADLAPEQRPRERLRALGAESLTDAETLAILIGAGVRGANATVVAQQLLARFGGIDALSRAGVADLVRHRGIGEVAACRIVASFELRRRMNRASRTARVLDAAALAALVTPLLAARPAETVLAVALTDAGAVRDVLTLADGPPAHADLPVSGVLAEVLARGAATVALAHSHSGEARVLPSDRAATRALIEGAEACGLRFLAHVVVGSDGWEEAPP is encoded by the coding sequence ATGCTTCCCCTCCCCGAGCCGCCCGCGGGCCTCCGCATGGCCGATCTCGCGCCCGAGCAGCGCCCGCGCGAGCGGCTGCGCGCCCTCGGCGCCGAGTCGCTGACCGACGCCGAGACCCTCGCGATCCTCATCGGCGCCGGCGTCCGGGGCGCCAACGCGACCGTCGTCGCCCAGCAGCTGCTCGCGCGCTTCGGAGGCATCGACGCCCTCTCGCGGGCGGGAGTCGCCGACCTCGTCCGCCACCGCGGCATCGGCGAGGTCGCCGCCTGCCGCATCGTCGCCTCCTTCGAGCTGCGGCGGAGGATGAACCGCGCCTCGCGCACCGCCCGCGTCCTCGACGCCGCGGCCCTCGCCGCCCTCGTGACGCCCCTGCTCGCCGCGCGTCCCGCCGAGACGGTCCTCGCCGTCGCGCTCACCGACGCGGGCGCGGTGCGCGACGTGCTCACCCTCGCCGACGGGCCCCCCGCGCACGCCGATCTGCCCGTCTCCGGCGTCCTCGCCGAGGTCCTCGCCCGTGGTGCGGCCACCGTCGCCCTCGCGCACTCGCACTCCGGAGAGGCGCGGGTGCTCCCGTCCGACCGCGCGGCGACCCGCGCCCTGATCGAGGGAGCGGAGGCGTGCGGCCTGCGGTTCCTCGCGCACGTCGTGGTCGGGAGCGACGGCTGGGAGGAGGCGCCCCCGTGA